A genomic region of Chionomys nivalis chromosome 12, mChiNiv1.1, whole genome shotgun sequence contains the following coding sequences:
- the LOC130884712 gene encoding ankyrin repeat domain-containing protein 26-like: MQEDMEYDALTIRAPQRSRWYTRLWSACRGCGCLGRRQQRFPLYLIGYDPVGCFQRAASVGDVALVERLINASEHHVNECDRRGRSALHYASAHNHPNVVTLLSSNDCTDINMKDDEGCTPLIKATQRDNIACISILLMHGADPHIVDANGDAALHHAICRGNITVVSKLLEYNVDIDAETEYGLTPYKLALFENQLEMAQFLIEKGADAPPELTPKSGGAAAVESEQSMKKCAIFNQEENFITDIMPSCSAVRPARQLKSRLKKSFVIKRASRRLKDQISLRFSEKPHVTTEDKATTTAIKEDIDNSSSRYTVETKKGEGFLPPPNVHDIVPQPPAHADATSTSYVSEKSDNHQSPEETAVNITSVSERGDNLQSPEETAVNNTSVNERGDNRQSPEETTVKNTSVSERGDNLESSGETTVNNTSVDHTRSLGDALDPQNANMRVLNSSTAHRTSYAANTPTKVFSIWAATTSLLLLTSSMWLLKLVALMMPWVWNLI; encoded by the exons ATGCAGGAGGATATGGAATATGATGCCCTAACCATTCGGGCCCCTCAGCGGTCTCGCTGGTATACCCGTCTGTGGTCTGCATGCCGGGGTTGTGGGTGCTTGGGCCGAAGACAGCAGCGATTTCCCTTGTACCTTATTGGGTACGATCCTGTGGGGTGCTTCCAAAGGGCGGCCAGTGTGGGTGATGTGGCTTTAGTCGAAAGATTGATCAATGCCAGTGAACACCATGTCAACGAATGCGACAGGAGGGGCAG GAGTGCACTGCACTACGCCTCTGCCCATAATCATCCTAATGTAGTAACATTGCTATCGTCCAACGACTGTACCGATATTAATATGAAGGATGATGAAGGCTGCACACCCTTGATAAAG GCCACCCAACGGGACAATATAGCATGCATCTCTATACTACTCATGCACGGTGCTGATCCCCACATTGTAGATGCCAATGGCGATGCTGCCCTCCACCACGCCATTTGCAGAGGGAACATAACAGTTGTCAGCAAACTGCTGGAGTATAATGTAGATATTGACGCCGAAACAGAG TATGGGTTGACACCCTATAAACTCGCTTTATTTGAAAATCAACTTGAAATGGCGCAGTTTTTAATTGAGAAAGGTGCGGATGCACCTCCGGAGCTTACACCAAAGAG TGGAGGAGCAGCTGCAGTAGAATCAGAACAATCAATGAAAAAGTGTGCCATCTTCAACCAAG aagaaaatttcATCACTGACATAATGCCTTCTTGCAG TGCAGTAAGACCAGCAAGACAGCTAAAATCCCGATTGAAGAAGTCTTTTGTGATTAAGAGAG CTAGTCGAAGACTAAAAGACCAAATCTCACTCAG GTTCTCTGAAAAGCCTCATGTTACAACAGAGGACAAGGCCACCACCACTGCTATTAAG GAGGATATTGACAACTCTTCCTCCAGGTACACG gttgaaacAAAGAAGGGAGAAGGTTTCCTTCCTCCACCTAATGTGCATGACATCGTGCCCCAGCCTCCTGCCCATGCCGATGCGACATCAACTTCTTATGTTAGTGAAAAAAGTGACAATCATCAGTCACCTGAGGAAACAGCTGTTAACATCACCAGCGTTAGTGAAAGAGGTGACAATCTTCAGTCACCTGAGGAAACAGCTGTTAACAACACCAGCGTTAATGAAAGAGGTGACAATCGTCAGTCACCTGAGGAAACTACTGTTAAGAACACCAGCGTTAGTGAAAGAGGTGACAATCTTGAGTCATCTGGGGAAACTACTGTTAACAACACCAGCGTGGATCACACACGTTCTCTAG GTGATGCGTTGGACCCTCAGAATGCTAATATGCGGGTTCTTAATTCAAGTACCGCTCACCGCACCAGCTATGCAGCGAATACCCCCACCAAGGTTTTTTCAATTTGGGCAGCAACCACATCATTGCTCCTCCTAACATCGTCAATGTGGTTGCTGAAGTTGGTGGCTTTGATGATGCCGTGGGTATGGAACCTAATTTAG